The Listeria welshimeri serovar 6b str. SLCC5334 genome has a window encoding:
- a CDS encoding diacylglycerol kinase family lipid kinase, with protein MQKKAMIIYNPAAGKNKFRKLLPDAEKILTEADFEVTLVPSTPVPKSTTAIAKHAAENGFDIVIAAGGDGTVNEVVNGLMQVENPPKLGILPVGTTNDYARALNCAKNPLEALHIIAKQETVRVDIGKANETEFFINNAAGGKITEITYAVKESMKSKWGRLAYLFSGLTMLPNLSPIQVEITYNDKIFSGEILLFFVNKSNSIGGMETLCPPAELNSGMFELLILKKVSPKKLFQLFASIKKGTHLNSPYVIHTRTNKVTIKSEADLNVSYDGVYGGKAPYTIEVIPEALEVFADKNRISARLRG; from the coding sequence TTGCAGAAGAAAGCAATGATAATATACAATCCGGCAGCTGGAAAAAATAAGTTCAGAAAATTACTTCCGGATGCAGAAAAAATTTTAACAGAAGCAGATTTTGAAGTAACTTTAGTGCCTTCTACACCCGTACCGAAAAGTACTACAGCGATTGCTAAACATGCAGCAGAAAATGGGTTTGATATTGTGATTGCAGCAGGCGGAGATGGGACTGTGAATGAAGTGGTTAACGGTTTAATGCAAGTTGAAAATCCGCCGAAATTAGGTATTTTACCAGTTGGAACGACAAATGATTATGCTAGAGCTTTAAATTGTGCCAAAAATCCACTTGAAGCATTGCACATTATTGCTAAACAAGAAACTGTTCGGGTGGACATTGGGAAAGCTAATGAAACCGAATTTTTTATTAATAATGCAGCCGGTGGGAAAATAACCGAAATAACTTATGCCGTCAAAGAATCCATGAAATCTAAATGGGGTAGATTAGCTTATCTTTTTAGCGGCTTAACAATGCTTCCCAATTTATCGCCAATTCAAGTGGAAATTACATACAATGATAAGATTTTTAGCGGAGAAATCCTGCTGTTTTTTGTAAATAAATCAAACTCGATAGGAGGAATGGAAACATTATGTCCTCCAGCTGAACTAAATAGTGGCATGTTTGAATTACTCATTTTAAAGAAAGTATCTCCTAAAAAATTATTCCAATTATTCGCTTCAATAAAGAAAGGTACACACTTAAATAGTCCGTATGTCATTCACACACGTACCAATAAGGTCACTATCAAAAGTGAAGCAGATTTAAATGTAAGTTATGATGGTGTTTACGGCGGAAAAGCACCATACACAATTGAAGTAATACCAGAGGCACTAGAAGTATTTGCGGATAAAAATAGGATTTCAGCCCGCCTTAGAGGCTAA
- the rpoE gene encoding DNA-directed RNA polymerase subunit delta: MDLKNLTQEERSELSLIDVAHFILEQRKETILFPELVKEIQAFLGLKDAEIRERLVQFYTDMNIDGNFISLGNNMWGLRAWYPMDAIDEEVQTQTTPKKKRKSDDDDDEEILDDDVDYDDEEIVEELGEEEITLADVLLDEDEDEDDHLPDGIEGDLATVEDDYTDGDYTEDPEDK; this comes from the coding sequence TTGGATTTAAAGAACTTAACGCAAGAAGAACGTAGTGAGCTATCTTTAATTGATGTTGCACATTTTATTTTGGAACAGCGGAAAGAAACAATTCTTTTCCCTGAATTAGTGAAAGAGATTCAAGCGTTCCTAGGTTTGAAAGATGCAGAAATAAGGGAGCGTCTTGTTCAATTTTATACAGATATGAATATTGATGGTAACTTTATTTCGCTAGGAAATAACATGTGGGGACTTCGTGCTTGGTATCCAATGGATGCAATTGATGAAGAAGTTCAAACACAAACAACACCGAAGAAAAAACGTAAATCAGATGATGATGACGACGAAGAAATTCTGGATGATGATGTGGACTATGATGATGAAGAAATCGTAGAAGAACTTGGTGAAGAAGAAATCACTCTTGCGGATGTCTTACTTGATGAAGACGAAGATGAGGATGATCATTTACCAGACGGAATCGAAGGCGATTTAGCAACTGTAGAAGATGATTATACTGATGGCGATTATACAGAAGACCCAGAAGATAAATAA
- a CDS encoding glycosyltransferase family 4 protein, whose amino-acid sequence MIKLTMLSSAEKVKGQGVASAYRELVNLLEERYKNEIDMKINSFKKSDITHYHTVDFRFFLSTFFKKKRGVRVGYVHFLPETMEGSLKLPWIARIVFYKYLIGFYKRMDEIVVVNPSFIPKLTAYNIPEEKIHYIPNFVSKKSFYPISKEEKNLARKKYGIPLDKFTVIGIGQVQHRKGVLDFIEVAKQLPNVQFIWAGGFSFGKITSGYEELKKIYDNPPDNVKFIGIIDRSEMNACINMADVFFMPSYNELFPMAILEAMSSDVPIVLRNLELYEEILVGYYVKEVDNPGFIQAIRHLEEDSNYYDEMLQAAKRGAAYYSEDRLAEIWLDFYQGLLMKE is encoded by the coding sequence GTGATTAAGTTGACAATGCTATCTTCAGCAGAAAAAGTAAAAGGTCAAGGTGTAGCATCTGCTTACCGCGAACTTGTGAACTTGCTGGAAGAAAGATATAAAAATGAGATTGATATGAAGATTAATAGTTTTAAGAAATCGGATATCACACATTACCATACTGTTGATTTCCGTTTTTTTCTTTCGACTTTTTTTAAGAAAAAACGAGGAGTCCGCGTGGGTTATGTACATTTTTTGCCAGAGACGATGGAAGGTAGTTTGAAATTACCTTGGATAGCTCGGATTGTTTTCTATAAATATCTGATTGGCTTTTATAAGCGAATGGATGAGATTGTAGTTGTAAATCCATCGTTTATACCAAAACTAACAGCTTATAATATTCCGGAAGAGAAAATTCATTATATACCTAACTTTGTTTCTAAAAAAAGTTTTTATCCTATTTCAAAAGAAGAAAAAAATCTTGCTCGGAAAAAATATGGAATTCCATTAGATAAGTTCACTGTTATAGGAATTGGTCAGGTGCAACATCGCAAAGGAGTTCTTGATTTTATTGAAGTAGCTAAACAACTTCCTAATGTTCAATTCATTTGGGCAGGTGGATTTTCTTTTGGCAAAATTACTTCTGGTTATGAGGAATTGAAGAAAATCTATGATAATCCACCAGATAACGTAAAATTCATTGGGATTATTGATCGTTCAGAGATGAATGCTTGTATCAATATGGCGGATGTGTTCTTTATGCCATCTTATAATGAGTTGTTTCCAATGGCGATTTTAGAAGCGATGAGTTCCGATGTTCCGATAGTGCTTCGTAATTTGGAGCTTTATGAAGAAATTTTAGTTGGATATTATGTGAAAGAAGTGGATAATCCTGGTTTTATTCAGGCTATCAGACATTTGGAGGAAGATTCTAATTATTATGATGAAATGCTTCAAGCGGCTAAGCGAGGTGCAGCATATTATTCAGAGGATCGTTTAGCTGAGATATGGCTTGATTTTTATCAAGGGTTATTAATGAAGGAGTGA
- a CDS encoding lysylphosphatidylglycerol synthase transmembrane domain-containing protein, translated as MSGGLKKNLFNIGIVLAISIGFIIWQFQGVDISTFFASMLKVNPWWLLAAFAAMFIYWFLEAVVLQTASKPANKDQRFFSSFRITMIGQFFNTITPMATGGQPAQLVMLTKQGMDAGRGSSVLLVKFIIYQAMVVLNFLVILIFGIHYLMTGVTQLKFLVLLGFAVHVVVIVALILVGRSQKFTTKLVHVLLVPTKLFMKKEKAANLRNILDEKIITFHEESNRIGKDWKLIIRCCFYTTLQLWSYFSIPFFILQAIGVTGIGLYMAITYHAFIIMFATVMPTPGGAGGAEYTFTLLFGMLLGPAKLLMALVLWRIITYYSCIIFGAGALLIKDTASKKIKPRIEALAKSPAKNLPQ; from the coding sequence TTGAGTGGTGGCTTAAAGAAGAATCTGTTTAATATTGGGATTGTATTAGCTATAAGTATAGGTTTCATTATTTGGCAATTCCAAGGCGTAGACATCTCTACTTTCTTTGCTTCAATGTTAAAGGTAAATCCGTGGTGGTTATTAGCAGCTTTTGCGGCAATGTTTATTTATTGGTTTTTAGAAGCAGTTGTATTGCAAACAGCGTCAAAACCGGCAAATAAAGATCAACGTTTTTTTTCATCTTTTCGAATTACGATGATTGGTCAGTTTTTTAATACCATTACACCAATGGCAACAGGTGGGCAACCTGCGCAACTTGTGATGCTTACAAAACAAGGAATGGATGCGGGAAGAGGAAGTTCCGTTTTACTCGTGAAATTCATTATTTATCAAGCGATGGTAGTATTAAACTTTTTAGTTATTTTGATTTTTGGTATCCATTATTTAATGACTGGTGTGACTCAGCTGAAATTCCTTGTTTTATTGGGTTTTGCTGTCCATGTGGTTGTTATAGTCGCTTTGATTTTAGTTGGTAGAAGCCAAAAATTCACAACCAAATTAGTACATGTTTTGCTTGTGCCAACAAAATTATTTATGAAAAAAGAAAAAGCAGCCAATTTGAGAAATATATTGGACGAAAAAATTATTACATTTCACGAAGAAAGTAACCGAATTGGTAAAGACTGGAAATTAATTATACGTTGTTGTTTTTATACGACTTTACAATTATGGAGTTATTTTTCGATTCCATTTTTTATTTTACAAGCAATAGGTGTAACAGGAATTGGCTTATATATGGCAATTACTTATCATGCGTTTATCATTATGTTTGCTACAGTGATGCCGACCCCGGGTGGTGCTGGTGGTGCAGAATATACATTCACATTATTATTCGGCATGTTACTTGGTCCTGCAAAGTTACTGATGGCACTTGTTTTATGGCGAATAATAACCTATTACAGTTGTATCATATTTGGTGCAGGAGCTTTATTAATCAAAGATACTGCCTCTAAAAAAATTAAACCTCGGATTGAAGCATTAGCAAAATCACCTGCAAAAAATTTGCCACAATAA
- the fba gene encoding class II fructose-1,6-bisphosphate aldolase: protein MPIVNMTDMLKKALAGKYAVGQFNINNLEWTQAILKAAEAEKAPVILGVSEGAAKYMGGFKTVVKMTEGLVEDLKITVPVAIHLDHGSSFDSCKAAIDAGFSSVMIDGSHHPIDENIAMTKQVVDYAHAKGVSVEAEIGTVGGDEDGVTGGINYADPQECLRVVKEANIDALAAALGSVHGPYHGEPVLGFDEMKEISELTGAPLVLHGGSGIPEHQIKKAIELGHSKINVNTECQIVWTAAVREKLATDDKVYDPRKVIGPGVDAIIKTVTEKIQEFGSNGKA, encoded by the coding sequence ATGCCTATCGTTAACATGACAGACATGCTGAAAAAAGCATTAGCTGGAAAATATGCTGTTGGTCAATTCAACATCAACAACCTTGAATGGACTCAAGCTATTTTGAAAGCTGCAGAAGCAGAAAAAGCACCAGTTATTTTAGGAGTTTCTGAAGGAGCTGCTAAATACATGGGAGGATTCAAAACAGTTGTAAAAATGACTGAAGGACTTGTAGAAGACCTGAAAATCACTGTACCTGTTGCGATTCACCTTGATCATGGTTCAAGCTTTGATTCTTGTAAAGCGGCTATCGATGCAGGATTCTCTTCTGTAATGATCGACGGTTCTCACCACCCAATCGACGAAAATATTGCAATGACTAAACAAGTTGTTGATTATGCGCATGCTAAAGGCGTATCTGTAGAAGCGGAAATTGGAACTGTTGGTGGAGACGAAGACGGAGTTACTGGTGGAATCAACTATGCTGATCCACAAGAATGTTTACGTGTTGTTAAAGAAGCTAACATTGATGCACTTGCTGCAGCGTTAGGTTCTGTTCACGGTCCTTACCACGGCGAACCTGTTCTTGGTTTTGACGAAATGAAAGAAATCTCCGAACTTACAGGTGCTCCACTTGTACTTCACGGTGGTTCTGGAATTCCTGAACACCAAATCAAAAAAGCAATTGAACTAGGTCATAGCAAAATCAACGTTAACACTGAATGCCAAATCGTTTGGACTGCAGCTGTTCGCGAAAAATTAGCTACAGATGACAAAGTTTATGATCCACGTAAAGTAATCGGCCCTGGTGTGGACGCGATTATCAAAACTGTTACAGAAAAAATTCAAGAGTTTGGTTCTAACGGTAAAGCGTAA
- a CDS encoding glycosyltransferase family 4 protein, whose product MNIGIFTDTYSPQISGVATSIMIMENELKKQGHTVYIFTTTDPNADRKSEEGRVFRLPSIPFIFFPERRVAFAGMNKFIKLVGRLNLDIIHTHTEFSLGLLGKRIAKKYNIPSIHTYHTMYVDYLHYIAKGKILTPSMVGKMTKSFCDSYDAIITPTAKVRHHLEEQGIHKLMYTIPTGTDISSFAPVEKQRIIDLKKSLGIGMNDAVILSLGRIAQEKNIDAIIHAMPEVIQATPNAKLVIVGDGPVRRDLEKLVEAKQLKNNVIFTGAVDWENISLYYQLGDLFVSASTTETQGLTYAEAMAASLPVVAKRDESIEGFLTDKETAFLFDKDVELAGLLIQILSDKNTATLVASNGRVKVESISADQFGLNIESTYNEVCEIYRVKRQNGTIKTKPTLIKSKIASQVFSLSSSAHVHRKERSSRRD is encoded by the coding sequence ATGAATATAGGGATTTTTACGGATACCTACAGTCCGCAAATCAGCGGTGTAGCTACATCGATAATGATTATGGAAAACGAATTAAAAAAACAAGGACACACTGTATATATTTTTACAACCACCGATCCTAATGCTGATAGAAAAAGCGAAGAGGGACGTGTATTTCGTTTGCCTAGTATTCCGTTTATCTTTTTTCCAGAACGTCGCGTAGCATTTGCAGGAATGAATAAGTTTATTAAGTTAGTGGGGCGTTTGAATCTTGATATTATACATACGCATACTGAGTTTTCACTTGGACTTTTAGGCAAGCGAATTGCTAAGAAATATAATATCCCATCTATCCACACTTACCACACAATGTATGTTGATTACTTACATTATATTGCGAAAGGAAAAATTTTAACGCCTTCAATGGTTGGAAAAATGACTAAATCATTTTGTGATAGTTACGATGCAATCATTACTCCAACAGCAAAAGTAAGGCATCATTTGGAGGAGCAAGGTATCCATAAATTAATGTATACTATTCCAACAGGTACTGATATTTCTTCTTTTGCCCCGGTTGAAAAACAGCGAATTATAGATTTAAAGAAATCGCTAGGAATTGGAATGAATGACGCGGTAATCCTTTCATTAGGTAGAATTGCACAAGAAAAAAATATAGATGCGATTATTCATGCGATGCCAGAAGTTATACAAGCTACCCCTAATGCGAAATTGGTGATTGTAGGGGATGGCCCAGTTCGTCGAGACTTAGAAAAATTAGTAGAAGCTAAACAATTAAAAAATAATGTTATTTTCACAGGCGCGGTTGATTGGGAAAATATTAGCTTATATTACCAATTAGGAGATCTATTTGTTAGTGCTTCAACAACTGAAACACAAGGATTGACTTATGCAGAGGCGATGGCGGCTTCATTACCAGTTGTTGCAAAGCGCGATGAAAGTATCGAAGGATTTTTAACTGATAAAGAAACGGCTTTTCTTTTCGATAAAGATGTTGAGCTCGCAGGACTTTTAATTCAAATACTTTCTGACAAAAATACAGCTACCCTTGTAGCATCAAATGGAAGAGTGAAAGTAGAATCAATTTCTGCAGATCAATTTGGTCTTAATATTGAATCAACATATAATGAAGTGTGTGAAATTTACCGAGTAAAGCGACAAAATGGCACTATTAAAACAAAGCCGACTTTGATAAAAAGTAAAATAGCTTCTCAAGTATTTTCTTTATCATCTTCAGCGCACGTTCACAGGAAAGAGAGGTCGTCGCGGCGTGATTAA
- a CDS encoding UDP-N-acetylglucosamine 1-carboxyvinyltransferase: MTDKLIIQGGKKLAGTLQVDGAKNSAVALIPAAILAESEVVLEGLPDISDVHTLYDILEELGGSVRYDNKTAFIDPTDMISMPLPSGNVKKLRASYYLMGAMLGRFKKAVIGLPGGCYLGPRPIDQHIKGFEALGAKVTNEQGAIYLRADELKGARIYLDVVSVGATINIMLAAVRAKGKTIIENAAKEPEIIDVATLLTNMGAIIKGAGTDTIRITGVDHLHGCHHTIIPDRIEAGTFMVLAAASGKGIRIENVIPTHLEGIIAKLTEMGVPMDIEEDAIFVGEVDSIKKVDVKTYAYPGFPTDLQQPLTALLTRAEGSSVITDTIYPSRFKHIAELERMGGKFKLEGRSAVINGPAKLQGSKVTATDLRAGAALVVAGLLAEGKTEIHGVEHIERGYSKIIEKLSAIGADITRSKTAETNI, translated from the coding sequence GTGACGGATAAATTAATTATTCAAGGTGGCAAAAAATTAGCAGGCACTTTGCAAGTAGATGGCGCGAAAAATAGCGCAGTTGCCTTGATTCCAGCTGCAATTTTGGCGGAGTCTGAAGTAGTTTTAGAAGGTCTACCAGATATTTCTGATGTGCATACACTTTATGATATTTTAGAAGAACTTGGCGGCAGTGTCCGTTATGATAATAAAACAGCATTTATTGATCCAACAGATATGATTTCTATGCCACTTCCATCCGGGAACGTAAAGAAACTACGGGCTTCTTATTATTTAATGGGTGCTATGCTTGGAAGATTCAAAAAAGCAGTTATCGGACTTCCTGGTGGTTGTTATTTAGGTCCACGCCCAATTGATCAACACATCAAGGGTTTTGAAGCACTTGGAGCAAAAGTTACTAATGAACAAGGCGCGATTTATTTACGGGCAGACGAACTTAAAGGTGCTCGTATTTACCTAGACGTTGTAAGTGTGGGAGCTACCATTAATATTATGTTAGCTGCTGTTCGTGCAAAAGGAAAAACAATTATTGAAAATGCCGCAAAAGAGCCAGAGATTATTGATGTAGCTACTCTTTTAACAAATATGGGTGCGATTATTAAAGGTGCAGGTACGGATACAATTCGAATTACAGGTGTAGATCACCTTCACGGTTGCCATCATACGATTATTCCGGATAGAATTGAAGCTGGCACTTTTATGGTTCTTGCAGCGGCTTCAGGAAAAGGCATACGTATTGAAAACGTTATTCCAACGCATTTAGAAGGTATCATTGCAAAACTGACGGAAATGGGCGTGCCAATGGATATTGAGGAAGATGCTATTTTTGTTGGGGAAGTGGATAGTATTAAAAAAGTCGATGTTAAAACATATGCTTATCCAGGCTTTCCAACAGATTTACAACAACCACTCACTGCCCTTTTAACGCGTGCTGAAGGTAGTAGTGTTATTACAGACACAATTTATCCAAGTCGATTCAAGCATATTGCTGAACTTGAACGCATGGGTGGGAAATTCAAGTTAGAAGGTAGATCAGCTGTGATTAATGGCCCCGCGAAATTACAAGGTTCCAAAGTGACAGCAACGGATTTAAGAGCTGGTGCAGCACTTGTTGTTGCAGGTCTTTTAGCTGAAGGAAAAACAGAAATTCATGGTGTGGAACATATTGAGCGCGGCTATAGTAAAATTATTGAAAAACTTTCTGCTATTGGTGCAGATATAACTCGAAGCAAAACCGCAGAAACAAATATTTAA
- a CDS encoding CTP synthase: MTKYIFVTGGVVSSIGKGITAASLGRLLKNRGLSVTIQKFDPYINVDPGTMSPYQHGEVYVTDDGAETDLDLGHYERFIDINLNKYSNVTTGKVYSEVIKKERRGDYLGGTVQVIPHITNELKDRVFRAARMTNSDIIITEIGGTVGDIESLPFLEAIRQIKGDVGAENVLYIHTTLIPYIKAAGEMKTKPTQHSVKELRSLGIQPNIIVVRTEQPVSQEMKDKIALFCDIKASEVIESRDEETLYNVPLSLQKQKMDDIVLEHLQLEAPQAEMTDWKNLVHRVKNLSKKVRIGLVGKYVSLQDAYLSVAEALRHAGYDHDAEIEIDWIDSEKVTKENVAEIMKDVDGILVPGGFGDRAIEGKIAAIEYARVNKVPYFGICLGMQLATVEFARNVLGLEGAHSAEIEPETNHNIIDLLPEQKNIENMGGTLRLGLYPARIKQGTKTEAAYGKTLVEERHRHRYEFNNEYREQMEEAGMIVSATSPDGRLVEVVELTDHPWFVACQYHPEFISRPNRPQSLFKDFVGAALDNK, from the coding sequence ATGACAAAGTATATTTTCGTTACAGGTGGCGTAGTTTCGTCAATCGGAAAAGGAATCACAGCAGCATCACTCGGACGTTTGCTGAAAAATCGTGGACTTAGTGTAACTATTCAAAAGTTTGATCCATACATCAATGTGGATCCAGGAACTATGAGTCCATACCAACACGGGGAAGTTTATGTGACGGATGACGGCGCAGAAACAGACTTGGACCTTGGCCATTACGAACGTTTTATCGATATTAACTTGAATAAATACAGTAACGTTACAACTGGTAAAGTTTACTCAGAAGTTATTAAAAAAGAACGTCGCGGGGATTACTTAGGTGGAACGGTGCAAGTTATTCCGCATATTACAAACGAATTAAAAGATCGTGTTTTCCGTGCAGCTCGCATGACTAATTCAGATATCATTATCACGGAAATTGGTGGAACAGTTGGGGACATCGAATCCTTACCGTTCCTAGAAGCTATTCGTCAAATTAAAGGGGATGTTGGTGCGGAAAACGTACTTTATATCCATACAACTTTAATTCCATACATCAAAGCAGCTGGCGAAATGAAAACTAAACCCACACAACATAGTGTTAAAGAGCTTCGTAGTTTAGGAATTCAGCCAAACATTATTGTTGTTCGTACAGAGCAACCAGTTTCACAAGAAATGAAAGATAAGATTGCGCTATTTTGTGATATTAAAGCTTCTGAGGTTATTGAATCTCGTGATGAAGAAACACTTTATAACGTACCACTTTCTTTACAAAAACAAAAAATGGATGATATCGTCTTAGAACACTTGCAACTAGAAGCACCACAAGCCGAAATGACTGATTGGAAAAACTTAGTACATCGCGTGAAAAACCTTTCCAAAAAAGTTCGTATCGGTTTAGTTGGTAAATATGTTTCCTTGCAAGATGCTTACCTTTCTGTAGCAGAAGCACTTCGTCATGCAGGATATGACCATGATGCAGAAATCGAAATTGACTGGATTGATTCTGAAAAAGTAACAAAAGAAAATGTTGCTGAAATCATGAAAGACGTGGATGGAATACTAGTTCCTGGTGGCTTTGGAGATCGTGCTATTGAAGGTAAAATTGCCGCTATCGAATATGCGCGCGTAAATAAAGTTCCTTACTTTGGTATTTGTTTAGGTATGCAACTAGCAACTGTTGAATTTGCTCGTAACGTACTTGGACTTGAAGGAGCGCATTCTGCAGAAATCGAACCAGAAACAAACCATAATATCATTGATTTATTACCAGAACAAAAAAATATCGAAAACATGGGTGGGACGCTTCGTTTAGGCTTGTATCCAGCGCGTATCAAGCAAGGAACAAAAACAGAGGCTGCATATGGCAAAACCCTTGTAGAAGAGCGTCACCGTCATCGTTATGAGTTTAATAACGAATACAGAGAACAAATGGAAGAAGCTGGCATGATTGTTTCCGCAACAAGCCCAGATGGACGTCTAGTTGAAGTGGTAGAATTAACTGACCATCCTTGGTTTGTCGCATGTCAATATCACCCAGAATTCATTTCTCGTCCTAACCGTCCACAAAGCTTGTTTAAAGACTTTGTTGGTGCAGCTTTGGATAATAAATAA
- a CDS encoding GW domain-containing glycosaminoglycan-binding protein, whose translation MKKLVKSAVVFASLAFIGASATMITENASAASIDTVQKVDDQSIYIPKGIRDGTATEEHDGFEDETNSVLKEVPLLRAAGYPDVNSYIKTNKFSTASIEKQLKSQFPKFNYRNGYGKPEGIVIHETANNSSTITGEINYMSTNYNNAFVHAFVDKSRIIQIHPTENGVWGAGQYANARFIQVELVRSKTFDEFSRSINNYAYYTAYLLDQYKLPVDSAHSDGKGTVWSHDAVTRYLGGTTHTDPVGYFNQWGYNFNSFVTLVNEKYKAIQSSKVTYDKIEYDKGVTAYARVKTAPGNAVWTKPYKTEGAKGINPLSVYVGKNMRILREAKTPITTWYQFSIDGKTIGWVDTRALDTFYKQSMEKPANLTRYVLANKANEAYYKVPVADSAVKWGTLSTYKNQKLTVDRQATIEGQLWYRIKTSSTFIGWTKAANLTTVSPVDKIEYDKGVTAYARVKTAPGNAVWTKPYKTEGAKGVNPLSVYVGKNMRILREAKTPITTWYQFSIDGKTIGWVDTRALNTFYKQSMEKPANLTRYVLANKANEAYYKVPVADSAVKWGTLSTYKNQKLTVDRQATIEGQLWYRIKTSSTFIGWTKAANLSTSK comes from the coding sequence TTGAAAAAATTAGTAAAATCGGCGGTTGTTTTTGCAAGCCTTGCTTTTATTGGCGCCTCCGCTACCATGATTACAGAAAATGCAAGTGCTGCTTCCATTGATACAGTACAAAAAGTAGACGATCAATCTATTTATATCCCAAAAGGTATTAGAGACGGGACTGCGACGGAAGAACACGATGGCTTTGAAGATGAAACTAATAGCGTACTGAAGGAAGTACCTTTACTACGAGCAGCAGGATATCCTGACGTCAATTCTTATATTAAAACAAACAAATTTTCTACCGCTTCCATTGAAAAACAATTAAAAAGTCAATTTCCCAAGTTTAACTATCGGAATGGTTACGGCAAACCAGAGGGAATTGTTATCCATGAAACAGCTAATAATTCTTCCACTATTACAGGTGAAATTAACTATATGAGTACGAACTACAATAACGCTTTTGTTCATGCATTTGTAGATAAATCTCGTATTATTCAAATTCATCCTACTGAAAATGGTGTCTGGGGAGCCGGTCAATATGCCAATGCTCGTTTTATCCAAGTCGAACTAGTGCGCTCCAAAACTTTTGATGAATTTTCCCGTTCTATAAATAACTATGCTTATTATACCGCGTATCTTTTAGATCAATACAAGCTCCCAGTAGACAGCGCACATAGTGATGGTAAAGGGACTGTCTGGTCACATGATGCCGTAACTCGTTATTTAGGTGGAACCACTCACACCGATCCCGTAGGCTATTTCAACCAATGGGGTTATAATTTTAATAGTTTTGTTACTTTAGTTAATGAAAAGTATAAGGCAATTCAATCTAGTAAAGTGACTTATGATAAAATCGAATATGATAAAGGCGTTACCGCTTATGCACGAGTAAAAACTGCTCCCGGAAATGCTGTTTGGACGAAACCATACAAAACAGAAGGCGCTAAAGGCATTAATCCACTTTCTGTATATGTCGGCAAAAATATGCGTATCTTACGTGAAGCTAAAACACCAATAACTACTTGGTATCAGTTTAGCATTGATGGTAAAACAATCGGATGGGTCGATACTCGCGCTCTGGATACATTTTATAAGCAGAGCATGGAAAAACCGGCCAATTTAACACGTTATGTACTTGCCAACAAAGCCAACGAAGCTTACTATAAAGTTCCTGTCGCGGATTCAGCGGTCAAATGGGGCACTTTATCCACTTACAAAAATCAAAAGTTAACAGTTGATAGACAAGCTACTATTGAAGGACAACTATGGTACCGAATAAAAACAAGTTCTACCTTCATCGGATGGACGAAAGCAGCCAATTTAACAACTGTTTCTCCAGTCGATAAAATCGAATACGATAAAGGCGTTACCGCTTATGCACGAGTAAAAACTGCTCCCGGAAATGCTGTTTGGACGAAACCATACAAAACAGAAGGAGCTAAAGGCGTTAACCCACTTTCTGTATATGTCGGCAAAAATATGCGTATCTTACGCGAAGCCAAAACACCAATAACCACTTGGTATCAGTTTAGCATTGATGGTAAAACAATCGGATGGGTCGATACCCGCGCTCTGAATACGTTTTATAAGCAGAGCATGGAAAAACCGGCCAATTTAACACGTTATGTACTTGCCAACAAAGCCAACGAAGCTTACTATAAAGTTCCTGTCGCGGATTCAGCGGTTAAATGGGGCACTTTATCCACTTACAAAAATCAAAAGTTAACAGTTGATAGACAAGCTACTATTGAAGGACAACTATGGTACCGAATAAAAACAAGTTCTACCTTTATCGGGTGGACGAAAGCGGCAAACCTTAGTACTAGCAAATAA